A single window of Colletotrichum destructivum chromosome 9, complete sequence DNA harbors:
- a CDS encoding Putative mycotoxin biosynthesis protein UstYa codes for MAAAASAEKTTEDGGIDSASECHESEHMLLDHDNYNGIRTSPERRGRKWKGFWLLPSAFLLVSVLAFTAGYLYRERGYVKCMYHYDNPDLLPKSILSYLRSGGGQSAKVFEPTWHIGQPPTEPWARPPGPDVEAFWDELMRPHSFLITREDMVRLGKDPDRYVSIPSDWGYGDRVFPTVLDTHHQMHCLNVLRKMIYRHVYFPNMTTLGDGEARHCDHCLKMLYEGLACHNSWDVFNMIWIEDYPHPVAEMSRSRQCRPLDDLWRFARENNVIDDARLQLLMPSPGAYAHPQFPGNTKVPKVSEEDLNEQRRKFDDVLEQWRSTGEIPRQGEFAGDAVV; via the exons atggctgctgctgcttcggCAGAGAAGACAACCGAGGACGGGGGCATCGACTCTGCGTCCGAATGCCATGAGTCTGAGCACATGTTGCTTGACCACGACAACTACAACGGCATCAGGACAAGTCCAGAAAGACGTGGCCGAAAGTGGAAGGGGTTTTGGCTTCTACCGTCAGCATTCCTCCTCGTATCAGTCCTGGCCTTCACGGCTGGCTATCTGTACCGCGAACGCGGATATGTAAAATGCATGTACCATTACGACAACCCAGACCTGT TGCCCAAATCGATCCTGAGCTACCTCCGCTCCGGCGGTGGGCAGTCCGCCAAGGTCTTCGAGCCGACTTGGCATATAGGACAGCCGCCTACCGAGCCCTGGGCGCGCCCTCCCGGccccgacgtcgaggccttcTGGGACGAGCTGATGAGGCCGCACAGCTTCCTCATCACGCGCGAGGACATGGTCCGCCTGGGAAAGGACCCCGACAGATACGTCAGCATCCCGTCTGACTGGGGGTACGGCGACCGCGTCTTCCCGACGGTGCTGGACACGCACCACCAGATGCACTGCCTCAACGTGCTGCGCAAGATGATCTACCGCCACGTCTACTTCCCCAACATGACCAccctgggcgacggcgaggcccgGCACTGTGACCACTGCCTGAAGATGCTGTACGAGGGCCTGGCGTGCCACAACTCGTGGGACGTGTTCAACATGATCTGGATCGAGGACTACCCCCACCCGGTGGCCGAGATGTCGAGGTCGCGCCAGTGCCGCCCGCTGGACGACTTGTGGCGCTTCGCCAGGGAGAACAACGTGATTGACGACGCGCGTCTGCAGCTGCTGATGCCGTCCCCGGGCGCCTACGCACACCCGCAGTTCCCGGGGAACACCAAGGTGCCCAAGGTGAGCGAGGAGGATCTGAACGAGCAGCGCAGAAAGTTCGACGACGTGTTGGAGCAGTGGAGGTCGACGGGCGAGATCCCGCGCCAGGGCGAGTTTGCGGGAGACGCTGTCGTCTAG
- a CDS encoding Putative cytochrome P450, with protein MALTMKTFIALCGCLSTLTLVTLWVLHNRHPNFDGLVWVGLRKEWFPKLRTSLRYKREGLRIVDDGYRKFSKHGKPFVTPLSTTKPMVVVPPSDIEWLAKRPRSDVLPPQMVLHPELVHYYFPKMPAGEFTHMPTINVDLKKITPEIIWRQVSESVPVSFDAGVSIDKARGGDEDDDWQTRNLFEILGGIVGRVSVGIFLSKRLARDSTFIETIIMYGLTFNSFPYQLHDAIPKPLRRFYVPLIAAPSRYYLHKLHRWLLPLIQQHLDGEEADEDRDTVLYHHVKWAQKSADPQDRDPRVIISRLVLMIAALALPTLYQSLSDSVTNLTRQSPDGEDCFQAVLRREVDELLAEASEDIPPKGYALRLVHMNSFLKETLRYHTFNGFGLGLNREVVAEKGLTLPSAKDGPILPKGTWLSAAYDAIHRDPENYEAPDEFMPWRFVSPSGDNTADVTDTSDTWLPFGRGRDTCPGRFFAADYMRLVMLYLVQNFDVRAPGKLPKGSAPSIDIRPRGAR; from the exons ATGGCCTTGACAATGAAAACATTCATAGCGCTGTGCGGCTGCCTCTCGACGCTGACGCTGGTAACACTATGGGTTCTGCACAACCGCCACCCCAACTTCGATGGTCTCGTCTGGGTTGGCCTGCGGAAAGAGTGGTTTCCCAAACTCAGAACGAGTCTACGCTACAAGCGTGAGGGGTTACGGATCGTCGATGACGGGTATCGAAAG TTCAGCAAGCATGGAAAACCCTTCGTCACCCCGTTATCAACAACCAAACCCATGGTGGTTGTGCCGCCGTCTGATATCGAATGGCTAGCGAAACGACCCAGATCGGACGTCCTGCCGCCTCAGATGGTCCTCCACCCGGAGCTGGTGCACTACTACTTTCCAAAGATGCCCGCTGGGGAGTTCACGCACATGCCGACAATCAACGTCGACCTGAAGAAGATCACGCCGGAGATCATCTGGCGACAAGTCAGCGAAAGCGTGCCCGTTAgcttcgacgccggcgtgTCCATTGACAAGGcacgcggcggcgacgaggacgacgactggCAGACCAGAAACCTGTTCGAAATCTTGGGTGGCATTGTCGGCCGCGTCTCTGTTGGCATCTTCCTGTCCAAGAGACTCGCTCGCGATTCGACCTTTATCGAAACCATCATCATGTACGGGTTGACGTTCAACAGCTTCCCGTACCAGCTCCACGATGCCATTCCCAAGCCCCTCCGGCGTTTCTACGTGCCCTTGATCGCGGCCCCGTCGCGGTACTACCTGCATAAGCTCCACAGGTGGCTGCTGCCGCTCATCCAGCAGCACCTCGATGGcgaagaggccgacgaggatcGAGACACCGTGCTGTACCACCACGTCAAATGGGCGCAGAAGTCGGCCGACCCGCAAGACCGGGATCCCAGGGTCATCATATCACgcctggtgttgatgatcGCCGCACTTGCGCTCCCAACCCTCTACCAGAGCCTGAGCGACTCCGTGACCAACCTGACGCGGCAGTCCCCGGACGGTGAGGACTGCTTTCAAGCGGTCCTTCGACGGGAAGTAGACGAGCTCCTGGCAGAGGCATCGGAGGATATTCCGCCCAAGGGGTACGCTCTGCGCCTCGTCCACATGAACTCCTTTCTGAAGGAGACACTACGCTACCACACGTTCAACGGGTTTGGTCTGGGCCTGAACCGGGAGGTGGTGGCAGAGAAGGGCCTGACGCTGCCATCCGCCAAGGACGGCCCGATACTTCCCAAGGGCACATGGTTGAGCGCGGCGTACGACGCCATACATCGCGATCCGGAGAACTACGAGGCGCCGGACGAGTTCATGCCATGGCGCTTCGTGTCCCCGAGCGGTGACAACACGGCCGACGTGACGGATACAAGCGACACGTGGCTGCCCTTCGGCAGGGGGAGAGATACGTGTCCCGGGCGGTTCTTTGCCGCGGATTACATGAGGTTGGTCATGTTGTATCTCGTACAGAACTTCGACGTTCGTGCGCCGGGTAAACTGCCAAAGGGATCGGCCCCGTCGATTGATATCAGACCCCGGGGGGCACGATAG
- a CDS encoding Putative short-chain dehydrogenase/reductase SDR, NAD(P)-binding domain superfamily translates to MEPFQLHGKNVIVTGAGGAIGSQIAVLFAKAGAANLVLSDVSDAALGDLGDTVDKYRPFSGRLLFHRCDVSKEEEVMALVQLLDDHGGVDVMLNNAGVFPYDDGDAITTTGRAWELTHNVNVMGTWHGCKHAVLSMRRHGKTRGSVINTASVAGLVGSATAQIAYTASKGAIIAMTRELAMVHAKEGFRFNSLCPAPLGTALYMDFLGSNPAAWARREVHLPQGRLGEPVEQAYAALFLASDASSFVNAQELVVDGGMTKAYVIPEGEPCKPVLDNF, encoded by the exons ATGGAACCGTTTCAGTTACACGGGAAGAacgtcatcgtcaccggAGCTGGAGG AGCTATCGGGTCGCAAATCGCCGTCTTGTTTGCCAAAGCAGGGGCGGCGAATCTGGTCCTGTCGGACGTTTCGGACGCCGCactcggcgacctcggcgacacCGTCGACAAGTATCGGCCGTTCTCGGGCCGTCTGCTTTTCCATCGGTGCGACGTGTccaaggaggaagaagtcATGGCCCTGGtccagctgctcgacgaccacggcggcgtcgacgtcatGCTGAACAACGCCGGCGTGTTCCCttacgacgacggcgacgccatcACCACGACCGGTAGGGCCTGGGAGCTGACGCacaacgtcaacgtcatgGGCACCTGGCACGGCTGCAAGCACGCCGTGCTCAGCATGCGGCGCCACGGCAAGACGAGGGGCAGCGTCATCAACacggcctcggtggcgggTCTCGTCGGCTCTGCCACCGCCCAGATCGCGTACACGGCGAGCAAGGGCGCCATTATCGCGATGACGCGCGAGCTGGCCATGGTACACGCGAAAGAGGGCTTCCGCTTCAACTCTCTGTGTCCGGCTCCGCTCGGGACGGCGCTGTATATGGACTTCCTCGGCTCGAACCCCGCTGCGTGGGCGAGAAGAGAGGTTCACCTGCCCCAGGGTCGCCTGGGCGAGCCGGTCGAGCAAGCTTATGCTGCTCTGTTCTTGGCCAGCGACGCCAGCTCTTTCGTCAACGCCCAGGAGCTTGTTGTGGACGGCGGCATGACAAAG GCTTACGTTATACCGGAAGGAGAACCATGCAAGCCTGTTCTAGACAATTTCTAA
- a CDS encoding Putative major facilitator superfamily, MFS transporter superfamily, with amino-acid sequence MAVNVADSNAQPGSLAANGASLLTFGKMYAVLSTKKVFLVSIAVSAAGSVVCAVAKTSPVFIVGRVLAGLGCAGMQVGTTLLTASIMPLHKRPFYGGIMGTGETLAVMAGPLVAGGIAQSVGWPWCFWINLPVDAILFVALVLLVTEHRTNAKARRWFMRLEDLGELDLPGGFLIAGGTACLLLGLNSAGTSNSWTDAVVLAPILVSVAVFVVAAVDQHKKMDRATFPTRLLKNRHFVTNLVWLWTQAGSQIPTSYYFPIWIQGLATESVLQASIGILPTLGASIVGTIASGLLAWAVHYLPPGTIAGTAVMAVGSGLLYSLRPDSSRPVWMGFGAVFGLGNGFTTQQVAVGAQAELDEKDFPAGMSALAVVRNVSAAIFIAVNHSVFMDRLSRLSSVMPGFSPASATNINRSYLESRVSPENFSRALDIFNDALTRMFLVSMGLGIAGFLIAFFLPWTSLKKPEAGTDASDELDLVEPVGRQPPWKLDHDTGPCQIHYRHTISLERGNREGISQDGSEKWESKTPEHLRQRCVSL; translated from the exons ATGGCGGTGAACGTGGCCGACTCTAACGCGCAGCCTGGCAGTCTAGCAGCCAACGGGGCCTCGCTGTTGACGTTCGGGAAGATGTACGCTGTACTATCGACCAAGAAGGTATTCCTGGTGTCGATAGCAGTATCAGCAGCTGGCTCCGTTGTTTGCGCCGTGGCCAAGACATCGCCCGTCTTCATCGTTGGGAGAgtccttgccggccttgggTGTGCGGGAATGCAAGTTGGAACCACACT CCTGACGGCATCGATCATGCCCTTGCACAAGCGGCCCTTTTATGGCGGAATCATGGGGACGGGGGAGACTTTGGCCGTCATGGCCGGGCCCCTCGTTGCAGGCGGCATCGCACAGTCCGTGGGTTGGCCGTGGTGCTTCTGGATCAACTTACCCGTCGACGCCATTCTCTTCGTGGCACTCGTTTTGCTGGTGACCGAGCACAGAACGAACGCCAAGGCCCGTCGTTGGTTCATGCGGCTGGAagacctcggcgagctcgacctgCCCGGCGGGTTTCTGATCGCGGGCGGCACTGCATGCCTACTTTTGGGGCTCAACTCGGCTGGGACGAGCAACTCGTGGACTGACGCCGTGGTGCTGGCGCCCATTCTGGTGTCGGttgccgtcttcgtcgtggCGGCGGTTGATCAGCACAAGAAGATGGACCGGGCCACCTTTCCCACGCGACTGCTGAAGAACCGGCATTTCGTCACCAACCTGGTTTGGCTGTGGACGCAGGCGGGCTCGCAAATCCCGACGTCGTACTAT TTTCCGATATGGATACAAGGTCTGGCAACCGAGTCCGTATTGCAAGCTTCCATTGGCATACTTCCCACCCTCGGGGCTtccatcgtcggcaccaTCGCCAGCGGGCTTCTGGCGTGGGCGGTACACTACCTGCCCCCGGGGACGATAGCAGGAACGGCCGTGATGGCGGTCGGCTCTGGTCTGCTCTACAGCCTCCGGCCAGACAGCAGCCGGCCGGTGTGGATGGGGTTCGGCGCCGTGTTCGGGCTCGGGAACGGCTTCACGACGCAGCaagtcgccgtcggcgcccaggccgagctggacgagaaggacTTCCCTGCCGGCATGtcggccctcgccgtcgtgcgGAACGTGTCCGCGGCCATCTTCATCGCGGTGAACCACAGCGTCTTCATGGACCGGCTCTCACGCCTTTCCAGCGTCATGCCCGGCTTCAGCCCGGCGTCCGCTACCAACATCAACCGGAGCTATCTGGAGAGCCGAGTGTCGCCGGAGAACTTCTCCCGAGCTTTGGACATCTTCAACGACGCCTTGACTCGTATGTTCTTGGTCTCTATGGGTCTGGGAATTGCGGGGTTCTTGATAGCTTTCTTCCTGCCTTGGACGTCCCTGAAGAAGCCGGAAGCTGGGACTGATGCCTCTGACGAGCTGGATCTTGTTGAGCCTGTAGGGCGTCAGCCTCCATGGAAGTTGGACCACGACACCGGCCCGTGCCAGATACATTACCGCCACACGATTTCACTGGAACGCGGAAACCGTGAAGGAATAAGTCAAGATGGCAGCGAGAAGTGGGAGTCAAAAACACCGGAGCATTTAAGACAGCGTTGTGTGTCGTTGTAG
- a CDS encoding Putative cytochrome P450, which yields MSINGTANAGERHGLLSADWADWAELGAKPGTKYLLLALASWFLYRTLFFVKSRPMLPITMPLDIILTTVCVTAGGTPQKLRNLFRRYGGPLYGFTGKHQVIYDPSISGPLLTNGQPNHSLESRTVMWSLFMRVGGTGKKEGEALHTKWQASYKDLLLVLERTFLNEHGAANTLTAGNIPHRIANLVSYVDGSDKTALRGWERTADVKVIRPDTPEQPGIVELDLMNLLRDFGAHLAISLLFGEEWLAKYPECIEDLWKFEEQVLFLSLGLPRWIPLRSFQEGDFARNRITERVGDLFRRISDYQDGAIGGDDLSDVPAVSFGRSEVFRKHDVSHYHRAVIETSLLLGQNSNTQRATSWLIIFICCTPGLLEQLRDEVAPYVVVERDAATARHEIKTFDHVSIHNKCPLLKAAFYETFRLTNETASVRHVSKAVEVPMSTGEGPDKSSKTHTLPQGSWVTILHHLVQHDPAIFPDPKKFVPDRFLQTDPSTGAKVARPGCMKPWGIGSGMCRGRTYAEKQVLAIAAAFITLYEVQPEGGKEGVLTVPQGLPGTGTKVPKGGIRVRLRRREFE from the exons ATGTCCATAAACGGCACCGCCAACGCGGGAGAGCGTCATGGACTACTATCTGCGGACTGGGCGGACTGGGCCGAACTGGGAGCCAAGCCAGGCACGAAGTACCTGCTGCTGGCTCTCGCGAGCTGGTTCCTTTACCGCACTCTGTTCTTCGTCAAGAGCCGGCCCATGCTTCCCATCACAATGCCGCTCGACATCATTCTCACCACCGTGTGTGTGACCGCCGGCGGAACGCCTCAGAAACTCCG AAACCTCTTCCGGCGATATGGCGGCCCTCTGTACGGATTCACCGGCAAGCATCAAGTCATATATGACCCCAGCATCAGCGGGCCGCTCTTGACCAACGGCCAGCCCAACCATTCCCTCGAGTCCAGGACGGTGATGTGGAGCCTTTTCATGCGCGTCGGGGGGACTGGCAAGAAAGAAGGCGAGGCGCTGCACACGAAGTGGCAGGCCTCGTACAAGGACCTGCTGCTTGTTCTCGAACGAACCTTTCTCAACGAGCACGGCGCGGCCAACACGTTGACGGCAGGGAACATCCCGCACAGAATAGCCAACCTGGTGTCGTACGTCGACGGGAGTGACAAGACGGCGCTCAGAGGCTGGGAGCGCACCGCGGACGTCAAGGTCATCCGGCCCGACACCCCGGAACAGCCAGGCATCGTAGAGCTCGACTTGATGAACCTGCTCCGAGACTTCGGAGCCCACCTGGCCATCTCGCTCCTTTTCGGCGAGGAGTGGCTGGCAAAGTACCCGGAATGCATCGAGGACCTCTGGAAGTTTGAGGAGCAGGTCCTCTTCCTGAGCCTGGGTCTGCCGAGATGGATTCCGCTGCGGTCCTTTCAAGAGGGCGACTTCGCCCGCAACCGCATCACGGAGCGCGTGGGCGACCTGTTCCGGCGCATATCAGACTACCAAGACGgggccatcggcggcgacgacctgAGCGACGTCCCAGCCGTCTCGTTCGGACGCAGCGAGGTGTTCCGCAAGCACGACGTCAGCCACTACCACCGCGCCGTGATCGAGACaagcctgctgctgggccaGAACAGCAACACGCAGCGCGCCACGTCGTGgctcatcatcttcatctgcTGCACCCCAGGCCTGCTTGAGCAGCTCCGCGACGAGGTGGCCCCGTACGTCGTGGTCGAACGCGACGCGGCCACGGCCCGCCACGAGATCAAGACGTTCGACCACGTCTCCATCCACAACAAGTGCCCGCTGCTCAAGGCGGCATTTTACGAGACGTTCCGCCTCACGAACGAGACTGCCTCGGTGCGCCACGTGTCCAAAGCCGTCGAGGTCCCCATGTCCACGGGGGAGGGCCCGGACAAGTCGTCCAAGACGCATACCCTGCCGCAGGGGAGCTGGGTGACGATCCTCCACCATCTCGTCCAGCACGACCCGGCCATCTTCCCGGACCCCAAGAAGTTCGTGCCCGATCGGTTCCTGCAGACCGATCCCAGCACGGGGGCCAAGGTCGCGCGGCCGGGCTGCATGAAGCCGTGGGGGATCGGCTCCGGCATGTGCCGCGGCCGGACCTACGCGGAGAAGCAGGTCCTGGCCATCGCGGCGGCCTTTATCACTCTCTACGAAGTCCAACCtgagggcggcaaggagggTGTGCTGACGGTGCCCCAGGGCTTGCCGGGCACGGGGACGAAAGTGCCCAAGGGGGGCATCCGGGTGAGACTGAGGAGGCGGGAGTTTGAATGA
- a CDS encoding Putative aminotransferase class IV, branched-chain amino acid aminotransferase II, with product MPAPKPKADFDWLVYDSRKNPVNGHVQSVFSIQTGQWSTPDFVESPVLSVHGLAPGLNYGQHIFEGLKAFRRPDDEIAVFRPGDHAARFQRSAAFLEMPEVPKSLFLQCVDLAVRRNAEYVPPHDVVGGSLYIRPLEFASSVQIGLDPPDEYMFCVYVQPHFGLHAVSSLKALVADEYDRVATRGAGKAKMGGNYACIPKWSRLAKEEGFNLLLHLDSSTQTKIEEFSTSGFVGIRDDGGGSVTALVSDSETVLDSITVDSMAVLATSFGWRVERRSINFAELTTITEAMAAGTASGVLSVSNIYRKSTGERFDLASGGPIYAKISGALRGIQRGAEQDRFGWCRVVEMN from the exons ATGCCCGCCCCCAAGCCCAAAGCCGACTTTG ATTGGTTGGTGTATGACAGCAGGAAGAATCCCG TCAACGGCCATGTGCAGTCCGTCTTTTCCATCCAGACAGGCCAGTGGTCGACTCCAGATTTCGTCGAAAGCCCGGTACTCTCCGTACACGGCCTTGCACCCGGTCTCAACTACGGCCAACACATCTTTGAGGGCCTCAAGGCATTTCGGCGGCCGGATGACGAGATAGCCGTGTTTCGACCTGGCGATCACGCGGCGCGCTTTCAGCGCTCGGCTGCTTTTCTCGAGATGCCAGAGGTCCCCAAGAGCCTGTTTCTCCAGTGTGTTGACTTGGCCGTCCGCCGGAACGCCGAATACGTTCCTCCTCACGACGTAGTCGGCGGCTCGTTGTACATCAGGCCCCTCGAATTCGCATCCAGCGTCCAGATCGGGCTGGATCCGCCAGACGAATACATGTTCTGCGTCTACGTCCAGCCGCATTTCGGACTCCACGCCGTCTCCAGCCTGAAAGCCCTGGTTGCGGATGAGTATGACCGCGTTGCGACGAGAGGTgccggcaaggccaagatgGGCGGAAACTACGCCTGCATCCCCAAGTGGTCGCGTCTCGCCAAGGAAGAGGGGTTTAACCTTCTGCTGCACCTGGACAGCAGCACGCAGACCAAGATTGAGGAGTTTTCCACGTCGGGGTTCGTCGGTATACGCGACGATGGCGGGGGGTCGGTGACGGCCCTGGTCTCGGACAGCGAGACGGTGCTCGACAGCATCACGGTGGACTCGATGGCAGTTCTCGCAACATCCTTCGGGTGGAGGGTCGAGAGACGATCG ATCAACTTTGCCGAACTTACCACCATCACCGAGGCCATGGCTGCAGGCACGGCGTCGGGGGTCTTGTCGGTGAGCAACATCTACCGGAAATCGACTGGGGAGAGGTTCGACCTCGCTTCTGGAGGTCCTATCTACGCCAAAATATCCGGTGCACTAAGGGGGATACAGAGGGGAGCTGAACAAGACCGTTTCGGGTGGTGCAGGGTGGTTGAAATGAATTAA
- a CDS encoding Putative cytochrome P450 — MIVVSSNMTLFTSPYTVLGVLQALLGFAAVGLACLCVYRLFFHPYAKYPGPLLAKLTSWYSVYHAYTGDLHIDIWACHQKYGDLVRYAPNRLLVNTDVGLKSIYGFGKNVQKSKAYHRISLVKGAEALQSVVNKPTHGKLRRIISQGFAESFIRASSSEVLGVARILCRRLGEPRDDFAQVPFASTDYDDDNHGWTCPKNMAVWSDLYTFDVMSRVVFGSSYDMLESSENHWISHAIQGQLRRISYLFQLPELEDLGLHRVMFPDARRRAFRFSQKSKQLMDTRRGAGKPRPEADIFSLLVEARDPDTNEALSEQQLWAESNLLIIAGSDTTSTGIAATFFYLSRNPAAYRKVVTEVRKTFHSSGDVKPGPALSSCVYLRACVTEAMRLCPPAAGAMWREVLTGGLLIGDEHIPEGLDVGTGIFALQHDERYFPQPLKYWPERWLAEHVGQPAVDVANSAYTVFSIGPRNCVGRSLAMLELMVCMATVIADYDFRAASGHLGRVGEGKGLVEGQYQVKWAFTSDKDGPYIQFKKACRDGDVPEKAGGGL; from the exons ATGATAGTCGTTTCTTCCAACATGACGCTATTCACATCGCCTTACACCGTCCTCGGTGTTTTACAGGCCTTGCTTGGATTCGCCGCTGTAGGA TTGGCCTGCCTATGCGTGTATCGTCTTTTTTTCCATCCATACGCAAAATATCCGGGTCCCCTCCTCGCGAAGCTTACCAGCTGGTACTCGGTATACCACGCTTATACGGGCGACCTTCACATCGATATATGGGCATGCCATCAGAAATATG GGGACCTCGTTCGATACGCGCCAAACAGGCTCTTGGTGAACACTGACGTTGGCCTTAAAT CAATATACGGCTTCGGCAAAAACGTGCAGAAATCGAAGGCGTACCATCGCATCTCACTGGTCAAGGGGGCAGAAGCCCTCCAGAGCGTCGTCAACAAACCCACGCACGGAAAACTGCGAAGAATCATCAGCCAGGGCTTCGCGGAATCCTTCATACGGGCGTCGTCATCCGAGGTGCTGGGCGTGGCCCGCATCCTGTGTCGTCGACTGGGCGAGCCGCGTGATGATTTCGCGCAAGTGCCCTTTGCCAGCACGGAttatgatgatgataatCATGGCTGGACATGTCCCAAGAACATGGCCGTTTGGT CCGATCTCTACACCTTTGATGTCATGTCTCGGGTAGTCTTTGGGAGCTCGTACGACATGCTCGAGAGCTCCGAAAACCACTGGATCAGCCACGCGATCCAAGGACAGCTCCGTCGCATCAGTTACCTGTTCCAGCTGCCCGAGCTTGAGGATCTGGGTCTCCACAGAGTCATGTTTCCGGAcgcacggcggcgcgcaTTCAGGTTCTCTCAGAAGAGCAAACAGCTCATGGATACGAGGCGAGGGGCCGGGAAACCCAGACCCGAGGCCGACATCTTCTCGTTGTTGGTCGAGGCCAGGGATCCCGACACGAACGAGGCCTTGTCGGAGCAACAGCTGTGGGCGGAGAGCAACCTTCTCATCATTGCAG GATCCGACACGACGTCGACCGGCATCGCTGCAACCTTTTTCTATCTCTCGCGCAACCCCGCTGCATACAGGAAAGTAGTGACCGAAGTGCGCAAGACGTTCCACTCGAGTGGCGACGTGAAACCCGGGCCGGCGCTGTCGTCGTGCGTCTACCTGCGAGCCTGCGTGACCGAAGCCATGCGCCTCTGCCCCCCGGCTGCCGGAGCAATGTGGCGCGAGGTGCTCACCGGGGGCCTCCTTATTGGCGACGAGCACATTCCCGAGGGCCTGGATGTAGGAACGGGTATCTTCGCGTTGCAGCACGACGAACGATACTTCCCGCAGCCCCTCAAGTACTGGCCGGAGCGGTGGCTGGCGGAGCATGTCGGACAACCGGCCGTCGACGTGGCAAATAGCGCGTACACGGTGTTCTCCATCGGCCCGCGGAACTGCGTGGGGAGATCGCTCGCCATGCTGGAGCTCATGGTGTGCATGGCCACGGTCATCGCCGACTACGACTTCCGCGCCGCTTCGgggcacctcggccgcgtGGGCGAAGGGAAGGGGTTGGTAGAGGGCCAGTACCAGGTCAAGTGGGCGTTCACTAGCGACAAGGACGGACCGTATATCCAGTTCAAGAAGGCTTGCCGAGACGGAGATGTGCCGGAGAAGGCCGGCGGTGGGCTGTAA